One region of Brassica napus cultivar Da-Ae chromosome A10, Da-Ae, whole genome shotgun sequence genomic DNA includes:
- the LOC106419233 gene encoding UDP-glycosyltransferase 76C4-like: MEKSNGRRVIMFPLPLQGCINPMIQLAKILHSRGFSITVIHTRFNAPKATSHPLFTFLEIQDGLSETETRTDDNTWLFTLLNRRCETPFRDCLTNLLGSSSDSETERISCLIHDSGWTFFTRSVAKSLKLPRLVLNTYTVSFFLNHFALPKLRREVSLLSQDSEQDNLVQDFPPLRKKDLLRILKEKREYLEPYLNMILETTKSSSGIIFMSCEELEQDSLCKAREDFKVPIFAIGPSYSNFPASSSSLFIQDETCIPWLDKQEDKSVIYVSFGSLISMTGPELTEIACGLRNSGQPFLLVVRVGLVKGTEWIEAIPEELMAKVYEKGKIVKWAPQQEVLKHQAIGGFLTHNGWNSTVESVREGVPMICLPCIWDQFVDARLVSDVWRVGLHLEHRIERNEIESSIRSLFSGSEGEAIRESMRLLKEKVGRSVKENGSAYRSSESLIDHISYF; the protein is encoded by the exons ATGGAGAAGAGTAATGGCAGACGAGTGATAATGTTTCCACTTCCACTACAAGGCTGCATCAACCCCATGATTCAGCTCGCCAAGATCCTCCACTCAAGAGGGTTCTCCATCACTGTCATCCACACTCGCTTCAACGCGCCGAAAGCTACAAGCCACCCTCTCTTCACCTTCTTAGAGATCCAAGACGGCTTGTCTGAAACAGAGACAAGAACTGATGATAACACTTGGCTCTTCACTCTTCTCAACCGAAGATGCGAGACTCCGTTTCGTGACTGTTTGACTAACCTTTTGGGATCTTCATCAGATTCAGAAACAGAGAGGATTAGCTGTTTGATCCATGACTCTGGATGGACCTTCTTCACACGATCCGTAGCAAAGAGTTTGAAACTCCCGAGATTGGTTCTCAATACGTACACAGTCTCCTTCTTTCTCAACCATTTTGCTCTTCCTAAACTCCGCCGTGAAGTGTCTCTTCTGTCTCAAg ATTCAGAACAAGATAATCTAGTTCAGGACTTTCCTCCACTTAGGAAGAAGGATCTTTTAAGGATTCTTAAAGAGAAAAGGGAGTACTTAGAACCCTACTTGAATATGATTTTGGAAACGACAAAGTCGTCTTCAGGCATTATATTCATGTCCTGCGAAGAGTTGGAGCAAGACTCACTATGCAAAGCACGTGAAGATTTCAAAGTACCAATATTTGCGATAGGTCCATCTTATAGCAACTTTCCAGCTTCGTCTAGTAGCTTGTTCATACAGGACGAGACTTGCATTCCATGGTTAGACAAACAAGAAGACAAATCCGTAATTTACGTGAGTTTCGGTAGCCTCATTTCCATGACCGGACCAGAGTTAACTGAGATTGCTTGTGGTCTAAGAAACAGCGGCCAACCATTCTTGTTGGTTGTTAGGGTTGGTTTGGTCAAAGGTACGGAATGGATCGAGGCCATACCGGAAGAACTCATGGCAAAGGTTTACGAGAAGGGAAAGATAGTGAAATGGGCACCGCAACAAGAGGTTCTAAAGCATCAGGCCATAGGAGGATTCTTGACACACAATGGCTGGAACTCGACTGTTGAGAGTGTTCGTGAAGGCGTCCCTATGATCTGTTTGCCTTGTATATGGGACCAATTCGTAGATGCAAGACTTGTTAGTGACGTATGGAGGGTAGGGCTGCATCTAGAGCATCGGATTGAGAGAAATGAGATCGAGAGTTCGATAAGGAGTTTGTTTTCTGGAAGTGAAGGAGAAGCGATCCGAGAGAGTATGAGACTTCTCAAGGAGAAAGTTGGAAGATCGGTTAAAGAAAACGGTTCAGCATATCGATCTTCAGAGAGTTTGATTGATcacatatcatatttttag